In Gemmatimonadota bacterium, a single genomic region encodes these proteins:
- a CDS encoding M24 family metallopeptidase, protein MNASCRPRSTPEKSAAEERGRTESVSRLAARTPRPPFAALLAGALSCASLLPAGAGAQAPAVLPEGVPARIQPLPSLRQQAEEQQEWLRLRLERVLPRLMTEYDVRMWILSMREYAEDPVFDAIKSPTTFAARRRSIYVFTRQEDGSVERLALGGTSQGGLFTAYRSTRPAPTRETVELWGSEQWTLLREVVEDRDPENIVLNIDPVWAFSDGLHAGEREALEEGLGAEYVARVKREPRLAMNYIALRPPEMMRRYRKIQETVHAVISEAFSNAVVTPGATTTEDVRWWLRQRVRDLGYTTWFHTSVDVQRDGELPADGPVVIERGDLLWTDFGTQAMNLHTDTQHLGYVLREGETGPPAGLVRCLARSNRLQDILLENMEPGLTGNQILGAALAQMREEGIDGTIYTHPIGDHGHGAGPLIGLWDRQEGVPGRGDAVLLPSTWHSIELQATVPIDEWGGKPARCRQEEEAYLDTEGDRHWAFRRQTEFHIVW, encoded by the coding sequence ATGAACGCTTCCTGCCGCCCCCGCTCCACTCCGGAGAAGTCCGCCGCGGAGGAACGCGGCCGTACGGAATCGGTGTCCCGGCTCGCCGCCCGAACCCCGAGGCCGCCTTTCGCCGCGCTGCTCGCGGGTGCCCTGTCGTGCGCCTCACTTCTGCCCGCCGGCGCCGGGGCTCAGGCACCTGCGGTCCTCCCCGAAGGCGTTCCCGCCCGGATCCAGCCTCTTCCCTCGCTCAGGCAGCAGGCCGAGGAACAGCAGGAGTGGCTCCGCCTCCGGCTCGAGCGCGTACTTCCCAGGCTGATGACGGAATACGACGTCCGCATGTGGATCCTCTCCATGCGAGAATACGCCGAAGATCCCGTCTTCGACGCCATCAAGTCGCCCACGACCTTCGCGGCCCGGCGTCGATCCATCTACGTCTTCACCAGACAGGAAGACGGCAGCGTGGAACGGCTCGCCCTCGGCGGAACGAGCCAGGGCGGACTCTTCACGGCATACCGTTCCACCCGTCCGGCGCCTACCCGGGAGACGGTGGAGCTGTGGGGAAGCGAGCAGTGGACGCTGCTGAGGGAGGTCGTCGAGGATCGCGATCCTGAGAACATCGTCCTCAACATCGACCCGGTTTGGGCTTTTTCCGACGGACTGCACGCCGGGGAACGGGAGGCTCTCGAGGAAGGGCTGGGAGCCGAATACGTAGCGCGGGTCAAGCGGGAGCCCCGCCTCGCGATGAACTACATCGCACTCCGTCCGCCCGAGATGATGCGGCGCTACCGAAAGATCCAGGAGACCGTGCACGCGGTGATCTCGGAGGCGTTCTCGAACGCGGTCGTCACTCCCGGCGCGACCACGACCGAGGACGTGCGCTGGTGGCTACGCCAGCGCGTGCGCGATCTCGGCTACACAACCTGGTTCCACACCTCGGTCGACGTCCAGCGCGACGGGGAGCTTCCGGCGGACGGGCCGGTCGTCATCGAGCGGGGCGACCTGCTCTGGACCGACTTCGGCACCCAGGCGATGAATCTCCACACCGACACCCAGCATCTCGGCTACGTCCTGCGCGAAGGCGAGACCGGGCCTCCCGCAGGGCTTGTTCGTTGCCTGGCCCGATCGAACCGCCTCCAGGACATCCTTCTCGAGAACATGGAACCGGGGCTGACCGGCAATCAGATACTCGGTGCGGCTCTGGCCCAGATGCGCGAGGAAGGGATCGACGGCACAATCTATACGCATCCCATCGGCGATCACGGCCACGGGGCCGGCCCGCTCATCGGGCTGTGGGACCGTCAGGAGGGCGTGCCCGGCAGGGGCGACGCGGTGCTGCTGCCCTCCACCTGGCACTCCATCGAGCTACAGGCGACCGTCCCGATCGACGAGTGGGGCGGGAAGCCCGCGAGATGCAGGCAGGAGGAAGAGGCCTACCTCGACACCGAGGGCGACCGCCACTGGGCGTTCAGACGCCAGACCGAGTTCCACATAGTCTGGTAG
- a CDS encoding P1 family peptidase yields the protein MNHDRTRPSGQVRALLAGAAAFAALGPGATAQGQSPENEDRGIEAVAGVAIGHRTLSERPTGCTVIWVPGGAVGGVDVRGGAPGTVETDLLDPVNTVSVVHGLFLSGGSAFGLAVRDGLVRALDERDIGFKVGSKNVPIVAGAIIYDLGLEGETKVRPGPECGYEASEMAAERMARAESENPPPPALVGRVGAGAGATVGKLMGAERAMAGGFGNFAIRMENGLVVAAAVVVNSVGDVIDPGTGEVVAGIRDPASGELLDARLVLRGRAAPGRNAAGAGAALTSLPGANTTIAVVATNAVLTKAQATKVAQMAQDGIARAIYPAHTPSDGDTVFSLATGTLESGADVMLVGALAADALARAIVQAVRTAN from the coding sequence GTGAACCATGACCGGACCCGGCCCTCCGGTCAGGTCCGGGCGCTTCTGGCCGGCGCGGCCGCTTTCGCCGCCTTAGGCCCTGGGGCGACGGCCCAGGGCCAGTCGCCGGAAAACGAGGACCGCGGAATCGAGGCGGTGGCCGGCGTGGCGATCGGGCACCGCACGCTCTCGGAGAGGCCGACCGGATGCACCGTGATCTGGGTTCCGGGAGGGGCTGTGGGAGGCGTGGACGTGCGCGGCGGTGCGCCGGGAACGGTCGAGACCGACCTGCTCGACCCCGTGAACACCGTTTCGGTGGTGCACGGTCTCTTTCTCTCGGGCGGATCCGCGTTCGGGCTCGCGGTACGCGACGGTTTGGTGCGGGCGCTCGATGAGCGTGACATCGGGTTCAAGGTCGGCTCGAAGAACGTGCCGATCGTGGCCGGCGCGATCATTTACGATCTCGGACTCGAGGGGGAGACCAAAGTCCGACCCGGCCCCGAGTGCGGATACGAGGCGAGCGAGATGGCGGCGGAGCGGATGGCGCGAGCCGAAAGCGAGAATCCTCCGCCACCCGCCCTCGTCGGACGGGTCGGCGCAGGTGCAGGCGCCACCGTGGGCAAGCTCATGGGAGCCGAACGGGCGATGGCGGGCGGATTCGGCAACTTCGCCATCCGGATGGAGAACGGTCTGGTGGTGGCCGCAGCGGTCGTCGTCAACTCGGTCGGCGACGTGATCGACCCGGGAACCGGCGAGGTGGTGGCCGGGATCCGGGATCCGGCGAGCGGCGAACTGCTCGACGCCCGGCTCGTCCTGCGCGGGCGTGCAGCGCCGGGGCGCAACGCTGCGGGAGCCGGAGCCGCACTCACTTCTCTACCCGGAGCGAACACGACCATAGCCGTGGTCGCCACCAACGCCGTCCTCACCAAGGCACAGGCGACCAAGGTGGCTCAGATGGCCCAGGACGGCATCGCCAGAGCTATCTATCCCGCCCACACGCCCAGCGACGGAGACACCGTCTTTTCACTTGCGACCGGCACTCTGGAGAGCGGCGCCGACGTGATGCTGGTGGGAGCGCTCGCGGCGGACGCGCTCGCCCGGGCGATCGTGCAGGCGGTACGCACCGCGAACTAA
- a CDS encoding PQQ-binding-like beta-propeller repeat protein, giving the protein MRDARRLSARTRAVLVRTAVTILLSLPAGAGAAQERGTPEGEWRFWGADYYGTRYTPADQIGPDNFRDLEVAWIWKGDNFSPNEPDPLLRSTPIYVDGRLYTVAGQRRTAVSIDPSTGETLWTFREPPTKRWEDSMRKNYGKGVTYHRVGDEDRIYLVTPAFFLWALDAETGYPVEKFGESGEVDLLEYLGPWKHDREDGLPPEIGYITNSTPPMIVNGVVVVGNSHEQGYYQTRKENVPGNIMGFDAGTGEHMWTFNVIPQEDEFGNDTWLNDAWQWTGNVSAWAPMTADPELGLVYVGTDPPTIDYFGGFHPGENLFSTTILAIDVATGERAWHFQTVHHDIWNYDNPAQPSLLDVTIDGEPRKILAQTTKQSFVYVLDRETGEPIWPIEERPVPQTDVPGEWTSPTQPFPTWPAPYEMQGLGEDDIVDFTPELRAQAMEILSRFRMGPLFNPPMVTDEDGILGAIHCPGANGGTNIPGGTVADPETGILYTASQRGCSAPRLRPGTEVDPESNVDYVSVGPGGVPSLRGLPLWKPPYASITAIDMNTGEHLWSIPNGFTPERIRNHPDLQGVETGNTGSNGHATAVVTKTMFLYAEGRGQAPLLHGVDKMTGEHLGSVEIPAPTTTAPMSYVHEGVQYVVLSVGGAGMSGSLVALRLPPQ; this is encoded by the coding sequence ATGAGGGACGCTCGCCGGCTTTCGGCTCGGACCCGGGCCGTCTTGGTCCGGACCGCCGTCACCATCCTCCTTAGCTTGCCGGCGGGCGCGGGCGCGGCGCAGGAACGCGGCACGCCCGAAGGCGAATGGCGCTTCTGGGGAGCCGACTACTATGGTACGCGCTACACCCCGGCTGATCAGATCGGCCCCGATAACTTCCGGGATCTGGAGGTCGCCTGGATCTGGAAGGGCGACAACTTCTCTCCCAACGAGCCCGATCCCCTGCTCCGCTCCACACCCATCTACGTGGACGGCAGGCTCTACACGGTCGCCGGCCAGCGCCGGACCGCAGTCTCCATCGACCCGTCCACGGGAGAGACCTTGTGGACCTTCCGCGAACCGCCGACCAAACGCTGGGAAGACTCCATGCGCAAAAACTACGGCAAGGGCGTCACCTACCATCGGGTGGGGGACGAGGACCGCATCTACCTGGTCACTCCCGCCTTCTTCCTCTGGGCGCTCGATGCGGAGACCGGCTATCCGGTGGAGAAGTTCGGCGAGAGCGGAGAGGTCGACCTGCTGGAGTACCTGGGTCCGTGGAAGCATGATCGGGAAGACGGCCTTCCGCCCGAGATCGGCTACATCACCAATTCGACGCCGCCGATGATAGTGAACGGCGTGGTGGTGGTCGGAAACTCCCACGAGCAGGGCTACTACCAGACCCGAAAGGAGAACGTCCCCGGCAACATCATGGGCTTCGACGCGGGGACCGGGGAGCACATGTGGACCTTCAACGTCATCCCGCAGGAAGACGAGTTCGGCAACGACACCTGGCTGAACGACGCCTGGCAGTGGACCGGCAACGTCAGCGCCTGGGCGCCCATGACCGCCGATCCCGAGCTCGGCCTCGTCTACGTGGGCACCGACCCGCCCACCATCGACTACTTCGGAGGCTTCCATCCCGGCGAGAACCTCTTCTCCACCACGATCCTCGCGATCGACGTGGCCACCGGCGAACGGGCCTGGCACTTTCAGACGGTCCACCACGACATCTGGAACTACGACAACCCGGCCCAGCCCTCGCTCCTCGACGTGACCATCGACGGCGAACCGCGCAAGATCCTCGCCCAGACCACTAAGCAGTCGTTCGTCTACGTGCTGGATCGTGAGACCGGGGAACCCATCTGGCCCATCGAGGAGAGACCGGTCCCGCAGACCGACGTGCCCGGCGAGTGGACCTCGCCCACCCAACCCTTTCCCACCTGGCCGGCGCCGTACGAGATGCAGGGGCTCGGCGAGGACGACATCGTCGACTTCACGCCCGAGCTCAGAGCGCAGGCCATGGAAATCCTGAGCCGCTTTCGGATGGGTCCTCTCTTCAACCCGCCCATGGTCACTGACGAAGACGGGATACTCGGCGCGATTCACTGCCCGGGGGCGAACGGCGGCACCAACATCCCCGGGGGAACGGTGGCCGACCCGGAAACCGGAATACTCTACACCGCGAGCCAGCGAGGATGCAGCGCTCCTCGGCTGCGGCCCGGGACCGAGGTCGATCCGGAGTCGAACGTCGACTACGTCTCGGTGGGTCCGGGAGGGGTGCCCAGCCTTCGGGGGCTGCCTTTGTGGAAACCGCCTTACGCGAGCATCACGGCCATCGACATGAACACCGGCGAGCATCTCTGGAGCATCCCGAACGGGTTCACGCCCGAGCGCATCCGCAACCACCCGGATCTCCAAGGCGTCGAGACCGGCAACACCGGAAGCAACGGCCACGCCACCGCCGTGGTGACGAAGACGATGTTCCTGTACGCGGAGGGACGGGGTCAGGCGCCTCTCCTCCACGGTGTCGACAAGATGACCGGCGAGCACCTGGGTTCGGTCGAGATCCCCGCTCCGACGACGACAGCTCCCATGAGCTACGTGCACGAAGGCGTTCAATACGTCGTTCTCTCGGTAGGCGGAGCCGGCATGAGCGGATCGCTCGTGGCGCTGCGCCTGCCTCCTCAGTGA
- a CDS encoding DUF2461 domain-containing protein — MTPPHFTDAVFEFLAELAENNDRSWFQTNKPRYEAHVKEPALRFISDFGPSLRQISTHFRADPRANGGSLFRIYRDTRFSRDKSPYKTHAGIHFRHETTSDAHAPGFYLHLEPGHCFAGCGVWRPAGPALRRIRAHIDESPGAWKDASRSERFRRSFELVGDALVRAPMGFSVGHPLIEDLRRKDFIGVAKLDAGTVTAPDFIDTFADLCRDGAGFQRWLCLALGVPF, encoded by the coding sequence ATGACCCCACCCCACTTCACCGACGCCGTCTTCGAATTCCTCGCGGAGCTCGCCGAGAACAACGACCGCTCGTGGTTCCAGACCAACAAGCCCCGGTACGAGGCGCATGTGAAGGAACCCGCGCTTCGGTTCATCTCGGACTTCGGACCGTCGCTAAGGCAAATCAGCACGCACTTCCGGGCCGACCCCAGGGCCAACGGAGGCTCTCTCTTCCGGATCTACCGCGACACGCGCTTCTCCAGGGACAAGAGTCCGTACAAGACCCATGCCGGCATTCACTTTCGCCACGAAACGACCAGCGACGCCCACGCTCCGGGATTCTACCTGCACCTCGAGCCTGGCCACTGCTTCGCCGGATGCGGCGTCTGGCGTCCGGCCGGACCCGCGCTTCGAAGGATCCGGGCGCACATCGACGAGAGCCCGGGCGCCTGGAAGGACGCTTCCCGGAGCGAGCGTTTTCGCAGGTCTTTCGAGCTTGTGGGAGATGCGCTCGTCCGCGCGCCGATGGGCTTCAGCGTCGGGCACCCGCTCATCGAAGACCTCAGACGCAAGGATTTCATAGGGGTTGCGAAGCTCGACGCGGGAACTGTGACGGCGCCGGACTTCATCGACACCTTCGCGGATCTGTGCCGCGACGGGGCCGGTTTTCAGCGATGGCTTTGCCTTGCGCTCGGGGTGCCGTTCTGA
- a CDS encoding MBL fold metallo-hydrolase produces MCSLAFLTLAAVPTLSARPLIAQGFSDVEFEVTHVAGNVWVLDSGRGGNIGVSYGEDGFLIIDDQFAPLADKIRAALGEIAGGDSGAPEFVLNTHWHGDHTGGNAEFAPDATIIAHENVRVRLSTEQRRGTNVTPPAPAEAWPVITFHDGLSIHFNGEEVRVRHLPDGHTDGDAVVHFLSSNVVHLGDDFFAGRFPFVDIASGGSVEGLERAIAHVLENAPDDVRIIPGHGPLSDMNDLRLYHRMIVETIESVRGQIAAGGSVDDVKAAGVSDEWDGWGSGFISTDRWLETVFLSLSGSEGDGPMEHGHR; encoded by the coding sequence GTGTGCTCGTTGGCATTCCTGACCCTCGCCGCCGTTCCCACGTTATCCGCCCGGCCGCTCATCGCGCAGGGATTCTCAGACGTCGAATTCGAGGTGACGCACGTCGCCGGAAACGTCTGGGTGCTCGACAGCGGAAGAGGCGGCAACATCGGCGTCTCCTACGGCGAGGACGGCTTCCTGATCATCGACGACCAGTTCGCTCCGCTCGCCGACAAGATCCGAGCCGCGCTCGGCGAGATCGCCGGCGGCGATTCGGGTGCGCCCGAGTTCGTCCTGAACACCCACTGGCACGGCGACCACACCGGCGGCAATGCCGAGTTCGCTCCGGACGCCACCATTATCGCCCACGAGAACGTGCGCGTCCGCCTCTCGACGGAGCAGCGACGCGGGACGAACGTCACTCCTCCGGCCCCGGCGGAGGCGTGGCCCGTCATCACCTTCCACGACGGACTCTCCATCCACTTCAACGGAGAGGAGGTCAGGGTCCGGCACCTGCCCGACGGCCACACGGACGGTGACGCCGTGGTCCATTTCCTCTCCTCGAACGTCGTCCATCTGGGCGACGACTTCTTTGCGGGCCGCTTCCCGTTCGTGGACATCGCGAGCGGAGGGAGCGTCGAGGGACTGGAGCGCGCCATCGCGCACGTGCTGGAAAACGCACCGGACGACGTGCGCATCATTCCAGGCCACGGTCCCCTTTCCGACATGAACGACCTGCGCCTCTATCATCGCATGATCGTCGAAACCATCGAGAGCGTGCGCGGCCAGATCGCGGCCGGCGGCAGTGTCGACGACGTGAAGGCCGCCGGCGTGTCGGACGAATGGGACGGATGGGGAAGCGGGTTCATCAGCACCGACCGTTGGCTGGAGACCGTGTTCCTGAGCCTTTCGGGATCGGAAGGCGACGGACCCATGGAGCACGGACACAGGTGA
- a CDS encoding DUF3500 domain-containing protein — translation MNSTRNIKLLVGVACTTTLVAAAWTAASGRSPETSDDGVAEAAAFFLDLLGDDALAKVTYDLGHDERFNWNFTPVSRNGLPLKAMTLEQRSAVHAMLQATLSSQGYHKTNAVIELERILGIIENRPERRDPENYFVTVFGVPAAGEAWAWRFEGHHLSLNFSSPANDLMVGPAFLGANPATVPSGPKAGWRPLGREEDLARALVLSMADGQRALAMIATDAPRDIITGNEREARLEHFEGIAASALGETQREMLFAVIAEYVGNMEADAARAWMARIRDEISPDDLYFAWAGSTEPGEGHYYRVHAPPFLIEYDNTQGNANHVHSVWRDLENDFGGDALSLHYEVGHPHG, via the coding sequence ATGAACAGCACCAGAAATATCAAGCTCCTCGTCGGCGTCGCGTGCACGACGACGCTCGTCGCGGCCGCCTGGACCGCCGCATCGGGACGTTCCCCCGAGACCTCGGACGACGGGGTCGCGGAGGCGGCAGCCTTCTTCCTCGATCTCCTCGGCGACGACGCTCTCGCCAAGGTCACCTACGACCTCGGCCACGACGAGCGGTTCAACTGGAACTTCACGCCCGTGTCGAGGAACGGCCTTCCTCTAAAGGCAATGACGCTGGAGCAGCGCTCGGCCGTTCACGCCATGCTCCAGGCGACCCTGAGCAGCCAGGGGTACCACAAAACCAACGCCGTTATCGAGCTCGAACGGATCCTCGGCATCATCGAGAATCGTCCGGAGCGGCGCGATCCGGAGAACTACTTCGTCACCGTATTCGGCGTTCCGGCCGCAGGCGAGGCGTGGGCGTGGCGCTTCGAGGGCCATCATCTCTCGCTGAACTTTTCGTCGCCGGCGAACGACCTCATGGTGGGCCCGGCGTTTCTGGGCGCCAACCCCGCGACCGTCCCGTCCGGCCCGAAGGCGGGCTGGCGACCGCTCGGCCGCGAAGAGGACCTGGCACGAGCTCTGGTGCTGAGCATGGCCGATGGGCAGAGAGCGCTGGCGATGATCGCCACCGACGCCCCCCGGGACATCATCACCGGGAACGAGCGCGAGGCGAGGCTGGAACATTTCGAGGGGATAGCGGCTTCGGCTCTCGGCGAGACCCAGCGCGAAATGCTCTTCGCCGTGATCGCCGAGTATGTGGGAAACATGGAGGCCGACGCCGCGCGCGCGTGGATGGCGCGGATCCGAGACGAGATCTCGCCGGACGACCTCTACTTCGCCTGGGCGGGTTCGACCGAGCCGGGCGAGGGCCACTACTACCGCGTGCACGCACCGCCATTCCTGATCGAGTACGACAACACCCAAGGAAACGCCAACCACGTGCATTCGGTGTGGCGGGATCTGGAGAACGACTTCGGTGGGGACGCGCTGTCCCTTCACTACGAGGTAGGGCACCCGCACGGATGA
- a CDS encoding alcohol dehydrogenase catalytic domain-containing protein, translated as MKAVIFHGTEELELAALADPVVEADDDAIVRVRAAGLCGSDLHPYFGRERGLDPGTVMGHELVGEVVETGPDVSRFKPGDRVAAPFSTCCAACGACRRDLPSRCDRGQLFGWVENGVGLQGVQAEFARVPLADTTLVHVPAELDDGMAVLAADILPTAAFAVELAGVCDGGSLAIIGCGPVGLLAAFVARRRGVRALSVDINPDRSKLATRFGAREATDPEAAAAEGRAFDAVIDAAGTAAASRLAYSLVRPGGAVAAVAVNTDPHLAISPSELYDRNVTYRTGRCPARRYMEWALEVLEADDGTLASLVSHRLPLTEAIRAYRAFGSGKVGWRKVVLIP; from the coding sequence ATGAAAGCCGTAATCTTTCACGGAACCGAAGAGCTCGAGCTGGCCGCCTTAGCCGATCCCGTCGTCGAGGCCGACGACGACGCGATCGTCCGGGTCCGCGCCGCCGGCCTCTGCGGCTCCGACCTTCACCCCTACTTCGGTCGTGAACGCGGGCTCGATCCAGGCACGGTCATGGGCCACGAACTGGTCGGCGAAGTGGTGGAAACAGGCCCGGACGTCTCTCGCTTCAAGCCGGGGGATCGGGTTGCGGCCCCCTTCTCCACCTGCTGCGCAGCCTGTGGAGCCTGCCGGAGAGACCTGCCGTCCCGCTGCGATCGCGGTCAGCTCTTCGGCTGGGTCGAGAACGGCGTCGGACTCCAAGGCGTCCAGGCGGAGTTCGCCCGAGTGCCGCTCGCGGACACCACCCTGGTCCATGTACCGGCCGAACTCGACGACGGCATGGCGGTTCTTGCTGCGGACATCCTTCCCACCGCCGCCTTCGCCGTAGAGCTCGCGGGCGTATGCGACGGCGGCAGCCTGGCGATCATCGGCTGCGGACCCGTCGGCCTCCTGGCGGCCTTCGTGGCGCGACGAAGAGGCGTCCGCGCGCTCTCGGTGGACATCAACCCCGACCGGTCGAAGCTGGCAACCCGGTTCGGGGCCCGGGAGGCGACCGATCCCGAAGCTGCGGCCGCCGAAGGCCGTGCCTTCGACGCCGTGATCGATGCGGCCGGCACGGCCGCCGCCTCGCGTCTGGCCTACTCGCTCGTCCGACCGGGCGGAGCCGTCGCGGCCGTGGCCGTGAACACCGACCCGCACCTCGCCATATCGCCTTCGGAGCTCTACGACAGGAACGTCACCTATCGAACAGGAAGATGTCCGGCGAGACGTTACATGGAGTGGGCTCTTGAAGTCCTGGAGGCGGATGACGGGACGCTCGCCTCGCTCGTCTCGCACCGGCTTCCGCTGACCGAAGCGATCCGGGCCTATCGGGCGTTCGGATCCGGGAAGGTCGGATGGAGGAAGGTGGTGCTGATCCCTTAG
- a CDS encoding alkaline phosphatase D family protein — MKTSEQQWYDLFHAKATRRDFLRVGGSVAGLVALGGVGCSRGDDALRRTPVDPFPHGIASGDPGPDSVVLWTRLAPEAVEASGGPATDVSLAYEIASSESFSKIVATGSIVAPAVLGHSAHAEVGGLEPDREYFYRWIAGGEASLIGRTRTAPLPDADIDRFRFAFASCQQYEHGFYTAYRHMAEENLDLIVHLGDYIYETSWGSDLVRHHEGPEIVTLDDYRARYTTYRSDPDLQAAHASAPWVVTWDDHEVDNNYAAGIPEDDQPLDGFALRRAAAYQAFYEFMPLRRSAMPLGPNMGLYRALRFGKLLDMSVLDTRQYRDDQPCGDRRGECAERHASGRTLLGDEQRNWLLERMASADATWNVLAQQIVMAEVNSGSDGEDSFSMDAWDGYPHERRELLETIKRTGTPGPVVLTGDTHSNWASELKTDFASISSAPIGTEFAGTSISSGGNGRETTSWGAAALSNNPHIKFHNGQRGYVTATLTPESWTSDYRVVPVITEPDGEVETKARFVVRTGSAGIERG, encoded by the coding sequence ATGAAAACCAGCGAACAGCAGTGGTACGACCTTTTTCACGCCAAGGCCACCCGACGCGACTTCCTCCGCGTCGGCGGATCGGTGGCGGGCCTCGTCGCCCTCGGCGGCGTCGGGTGCTCGCGTGGCGACGACGCTCTCCGCCGCACCCCGGTCGATCCCTTCCCGCACGGCATCGCGTCCGGCGATCCCGGACCGGATTCGGTCGTTCTCTGGACCCGCCTGGCGCCGGAAGCGGTCGAGGCGTCGGGCGGTCCTGCCACGGACGTCTCCCTCGCCTACGAGATCGCGTCCTCGGAGAGCTTCTCGAAAATCGTGGCCACCGGTTCGATAGTCGCTCCGGCCGTTCTCGGTCACTCGGCCCACGCCGAGGTCGGCGGCCTGGAACCCGACCGGGAATACTTCTATCGCTGGATCGCGGGGGGCGAGGCGAGCCTGATCGGGCGCACCCGCACCGCGCCGTTGCCGGACGCCGATATCGATCGCTTCCGTTTCGCCTTCGCATCCTGCCAGCAGTACGAACACGGGTTCTACACGGCGTACCGCCACATGGCGGAGGAGAATCTCGATCTGATCGTGCATCTGGGCGATTACATCTACGAAACCTCCTGGGGAAGCGATCTCGTCCGCCATCACGAGGGACCGGAGATCGTCACCCTCGACGACTACCGCGCCCGTTACACTACCTACCGTTCGGACCCCGACCTCCAGGCGGCCCACGCTTCGGCCCCCTGGGTCGTCACCTGGGACGATCACGAGGTGGACAACAACTACGCGGCAGGGATTCCCGAGGACGATCAACCCCTCGACGGCTTCGCCCTGCGCCGCGCCGCTGCCTACCAGGCCTTCTACGAGTTCATGCCGCTGCGCAGATCCGCTATGCCCCTCGGACCGAACATGGGTCTCTACCGGGCGCTCCGGTTCGGTAAGCTTCTCGACATGAGCGTGCTCGACACCCGACAGTACCGTGACGACCAGCCGTGCGGCGATCGCCGAGGCGAGTGCGCCGAGCGACACGCGTCGGGACGCACCCTGCTCGGCGACGAACAGCGGAACTGGCTCCTCGAGCGGATGGCATCGGCCGACGCTACCTGGAACGTGCTCGCGCAACAGATCGTCATGGCCGAAGTGAACAGCGGATCGGACGGCGAGGACTCCTTCTCCATGGACGCCTGGGACGGCTACCCGCACGAGCGCCGGGAGCTGCTGGAAACGATTAAACGGACCGGCACGCCCGGCCCCGTGGTTCTCACCGGCGACACCCACTCGAATTGGGCTTCGGAGCTGAAGACCGACTTCGCCTCGATTTCATCCGCACCGATCGGAACGGAGTTCGCGGGCACGTCGATCAGCTCGGGAGGAAATGGCCGGGAGACGACCTCGTGGGGCGCGGCCGCTCTCTCCAACAACCCTCATATCAAGTTCCACAACGGCCAGCGCGGATACGTCACCGCGACGCTGACTCCCGAGAGCTGGACGAGCGACTATCGGGTGGTGCCTGTGATCACCGAGCCCGACGGTGAGGTCGAAACGAAGGCGAGATTCGTGGTCCGGACCGGAAGTGCGGGGATCGAGAGGGGATAG